A DNA window from Brassica napus cultivar Da-Ae chromosome C1, Da-Ae, whole genome shotgun sequence contains the following coding sequences:
- the LOC106447899 gene encoding glycine-rich cell wall structural protein 1, with translation MSSMKASLLLYFLFFLHLQHYFFQATSRSTTRLATADPSHVNLPVQSVESKHDGNAFADKAAELAVVVKKGGGGGGHGGGGGGGGGGRGGGGRGGGRSSGGGGRGVYPGFGVGGGRSSGGGGRGVYPGFGVGGGFHHHGGNRSSGDRKSVSVLLGLSTLLGLVLGF, from the coding sequence ATGAGTTCTATGAAAGCTTCTTTGCTTCTATACTTTCTATTTTTTCTCCATCTCCAGCACTACTTTTTTCAAGCCACCTCACGATCTACTACACGTTTAGCCACCGCTGATCCAAGCCATGTCAATCTTCCGGTCCAGTCAGTTGAGTCGAAACATGACGGTAACGCTTTTGCTGACAAAGCAGCGGAACTAGCTGTCGTTGTTAAGAAAGGAGGTGGCGGAGGTGGACACGGCGGAGGTGGCGGAGGTGGCGGAGGTGGACGTGGCGGAGGTGGACGTGGAGGTGGACGCAGCTCTGGTGGAGGAGGACGAGGAGTGTATCCAGGTTTTGGAGTAGGTGGTGGACGCAGCTCTGGTGGAGGAGGACGAGGAGTGTATCCAGGTTTTGGAGTAGGTGGTGGATTTCATCACCATGGTGGTAACCGTTCAAGCGGCGACCGGAAAAGTGTTAGCGTTCTACTTGGTTTATCGACTTTACTCGGTTTAGTTTTGGGTTTTTAG
- the LOC106349399 gene encoding F-box/kelch-repeat protein At3g04660-like encodes MMKRVKRSKKRDERNVKDPFKKLPNDLNVEILMKMPPRSIARLRFASKHLSSIILDKEFTKLYMTRSSTQPRHLISVHRGGSNMQMQGFHSLSQDHASFSNHDKVSYKLDPNLPYEFTPPVRGLICGRKGTKMIVGNPSTGQFVSLPKVKTRRQEILSVFGYDPVNDVYKVLCMTVVTKRSNMSRGGGDVVPWEDIMSEEHQVITVGAKQKWRMVECKHPHRHYSGHQGICRDGVMYYLASYKQKRSLMSFDLSSEDFNVTKLPEDQMLQQYGSLTNHTGKITISSHAYNSNLDLWVLEDANKEVWTKVAAVIPPVSDLLGWLHTILFRFWGILRTGEMIFAPLLSRNPFFFICYDPKDKKVREIAINGIGDDSDTIQVFFDHVESCMIL; translated from the coding sequence ATGATGAAAAGGGTCAAGAGGTCTAAGAAACGAGACGAAAGGAATGTAAAGGATCCGTTTAAGAAGCTTCCTAATGACCTGAACGTAGAGATTCTCATGAAAATGCCGCCGAGATCCATAGCCAGGCTCCGTTTCGCTTCTAAACACTTGTCATCGATAATCCTTGACAAAGAGTTCACCAAGTTGTACATGACTCGATCTTCGACTCAGCCGCGTCATCTTATCTCAGTACACCGTGGCGGCAGCAACATGCAGATGCAGGGCTTTCACTCCTTGTCTCAAGACCATGCGTCGTTTTCGAACCATGACAAGGTTAGCTATAAACTAGATCCGAATCTACCGTATGAATTTACTCCACCTGTTCGCGGCTTGATCTGCGGTCGGAAGGGTACCAAGATGATTGTCGGAAACCCTAGCACGGGTCAGTTCGTATCGTTACCTAAAGTCAAAACAAGGAGGCAAGAAATATTATCTGTTTTTGGATATGATCCAGTTAATGATGTGTACAAAGTGTTGTGCATGACGGTGGTAACTAAACGTAGTAACATGTctcgtggtggtggtgatgtTGTGCCATGGGAGGATATTATGTCGGAGGAGCATCAGGTGATCACTGTAGGAGCTAAACAAAAATGGAGAATGGTCGAGTGTAAGCATCCACATCGTCATTATTCTGGACATCAAGGGATATGCAGGGATGGGGTTATGTATTATTTAGCGTCTTACAAACAAAAACGATCTCTAATGAGCTTTGATCTGAGTTCTGAAGACTTTAATGTTACTAAGCTACCTGAGGATCAGATGCTTCAACAGTATGGTTCTCTGACGAATCACACTGGAAAGATAACCATATCAAGTCATGCATATAACAGCAACCTTGACCTATGGGTTCTGGAAGATGCCAACAAAGAAGTATGGACAAAAGTTGCTGCTGTGATTCCTCCTGTCTCAGATTTACTTGGATGGTTGCATACGATCCTGTTCAGGTTCTGGGGTATACTTCGTACTGGGGAGATGATATTCGCACCGCTTTTATCCCGTAAccctttcttttttatttgttacgATCCCAAGGACAAAAAGGTCAGAGAAATTGCGATTAATGGAATTGGAGATGACTCTGATACTATCCAAGTATTTTTCGATCATGTAGAGAGTTGTATGATTCTGTGA